A window from Malassezia restricta chromosome I, complete sequence encodes these proteins:
- a CDS encoding bZIP transcription factor, whose product MNHYIKLTSRFTTFPIVLDMTRECMNPANDISRGSAVEDPSATCLDTLSPLLPLFPLSGPEHHGSMQSEWSESTSPSLADSLLSLGFDSADTMGTTLYNSDLLSDSSVSPVTTPKETTASRLFAPVDAVMFPHQDTELDVPSPKRMRMDAEMPAPGMFQSLLSVLRHDFTLFPGDDELHVPSKQDLDMTNPKAEKVMSLLDTLNGSPTQQPSVSTQLRSGSLDSTLSEPKTAPPALMEKTPTSMPASVLPSPPITGLAVTPASISAPALSTTSMGGTKSFRGTRRRRRDVDELLPLDAPIQPRMYHTESATSRRDSKDHSSSGEVSPKNGNPLATPTLPSAENQDVDARALKRLSNTIAARRSRHRKAEELKRLYDMIEQLEKEVGVWKGRCEAAEQERDRLRTDSVALRM is encoded by the coding sequence ATGAATCACTACATTAAACTTACCTCACGATTTACCACATTTCCCATTGTCCTCGACATGACAAGGGAGTGTATGAACCCAGCCAACGACATCTCTCGTGGCTCTGCTGTTGAGGATCCGTCCGCGACATGTCTGGATACGTTGTCGCCTTTGCTTCCGCTTTTTCCTCTTAGTGGTCCTGAGCATCACGGATCCATGCAGTCAGAATGGAGCGAGAGTACTTCGCCTAGTCTCGCAGACTCGTTGCTCTCGCTCGGCTTTGATTCTGCGGACACGATGGGTACGACGCTCTACAACAGCGACTTGCTCTCGGACTCATCTGTATCCCCAGTAACGACGCCAAAGGAAACCACAGCTTCGCGTCTTTTTGCGCCTGTCGATGCTGTCATGTTCCCCCACCAGGACACGGAGCTGGATGTCCCATCCCCGAAGCGCATGCGTATGGACGCTGAGATGCCAGCGCCCGGTATGTTTCAGTCTCTGCTGTCTGTCCTGCGCCATGACTTTACGCTCTTTCCTGGGGATGACGAACTGCACGTGCCGAGTAAGCAGGACCTTGACATGACGAATCCTAAGGCGGAGAAGGTGATGAGCTTGTTGGACACACTCAACGGGTCACCGACGCAGCAACCATCTGTTTCGACGCAGCTTCGATCAGGATCGTTAGACTCGACTCTGTCAGAGCCCAAGACGGCGCCTCCTGCATTGATGGAGAAGACGCCAACGTCCATGCCAGCGTCAGTGCTTCCCTCGCCACCGATAACGGGCCTGGCAGTGACGCCGGCCTCGATCagcgcgcctgcgctcTCAACAACATCGATGGGCGGCACCAAGTCGTTCCGTGGGACGCGTAGACGTCGTCGTgacgtggacgagctgcttccGCTGGATGCACCGATCCAACCACGGATGTATCACACCGAGTCGGCAACCTCGCGGCGAGACTCGAAAGATCACAGTAGCAGTGGTGAGGTTTCGCCCAAGAATGGCAACCCACTCGCTACGCCTACCTTGCCGTCGGCGGAGAACCAAGACGTGGATGCACGCGCTCTCAAGCGGCTAAGCAACACGATTGCTGCGCGTCGTAGCCGCCATCGCAAGGCTGAGGAGCTCAAGCGTCTCTATGACATGATTGAGCAACTTGAGAAGGAAGTAGGGGTGTGGAAGGGGCGATGCGAGGCAGCTGAGCAGGAGCGAGATCGTCTCAGGACGGACTCGGTTGCCTTGCGTATGTAA
- a CDS encoding monothiol glutaredoxin: MAGIFAKQAASLLRPSLRISQAMRVNASPSMMRWLSNDTRVKIQNAVKEDPLVVFMKGSPSMPQCGFSRAVLQILQVQGVNTDKVATYNCLEDQELRDGIKEFSDWPTIPQVYINGEFVGGCDILLNLHQTGELETMLREAGLLLEATEHQQ, from the exons ATGGCTGGTATATTCGCTAAGCAAGCCGCATCACTTCTG CGTCCTTCGCTGCGCATTTCTCAGGCTATGCGTGTGAATGCATCGCCgtcgatgatgcgctggcTCTCCAACGATACACGTGTCAAGATCCAAAATGCTGTGAAGGAGGACCCACTCGTGGTATTCATGAAAGGCTCGCCAAGCATGCCCCAATGCGGATTCAGCCGTGCCGTGCTCCAGATCCTGCAGGTGCAGGGCGTGAACACCGACAAGGTCGCTACATACAACTGCCTCGAAGACCAGGAACTTCGCGATGGCATCAAGGAGTTCAGCGACTGGCCCACCATCCCCCAAGTGTACATCAATGGTGAATTCGTTGGCGGCTGCGACATTTTGCTGAACCTGCACCAGACTGGCGAACTAGAGACCATGCTCCGCGAAGCTGGGCTCCTGCTCGAAGCCACAGAGCATCAGCAATAA
- a CDS encoding pre-rRNA-processing protein TSR4, translating to MLRTLATKPETSHAARDYEAGDTDVPQYMPPYDDDDSDFEEDVYSNVQLGLADGPLEEDDESNPLVSRIGGRPAWLPLQPSKLPPASEVQCAYCKEPMQLLIQIFAPLEDSAYDRNLFVWGCARPQCQRKGNGCIKAVRMLKHNARWAAKLAKREAQKRAREERVRAEKEAEEERLRKERETNPFSMKNSGGSNLFGASLFDEPAAPEKQDADAVQDEDDDDDDDDDYNEEERLAEEMTIKASLDEQHKQLQDHWAHSASHYTAPLYLNTIPEPEPEPKAVPAAPQKLPSHVSSLGSGDTEEYEKMVIEGMDHVFERFTRRLGSEARQVVRYEYGGAPLAFTGAGALFQQLWPNGVHGDYDASAVPPCPQCGAPRVFELQLMPNLANLLRVEHLSDLTHDDGRQDAEARRQAEVASVLGLKNNASLSDMRTGIAWSTAMIFVCSRDCCLDATEGYAVEWVGLQHESTDL from the exons ATGCTTCGAACTCTGGCTACCAAACCTGAGACAAGCCATGCCGCACGCGACTACGAAGCAGGAGATACTGACGTGCCGCAGTACATGCCACCATACGACGATGACGATTCAGACTTTGAAGAGGATGTGTACTCCAATGTACAGCTAGGTTTAGCGGATGGGCcgctggaagaagacgatgaGTCGAATCCCCTCGTATCGAGGATCGGCGGACGTCCTGCATGGCTTCCGCTGCAGCCATCCAAGCTTCCTCCTGCGTCAGAGGTGCAGTGTGCCTACTGCAAGGAACCCATGCAGCTTCTTATTCAGATCTttgcgccgctcgaggaCTCGGCTTATGATCGAAACCTCTTTGTTTGGGGCTGTGCGCGGCCTCAGTGCCAAAGAAAAGGAAATGGATG CATCAAAGCAGTGCGTATGCTGAAGCACAATGCGCGGTGGGCAGCAAAACTTGCTAAGCGTGAGGCACAAAAGCGAGCTCGTGAAGAGCGCGTCAGGGCAGAGAAAGAGGCGGAAGAGGAGCGCTTGCGAAAGGAGCGCGAGACGAATCCATTCTCGATGAAGAACTCTGGCGGCTCGAACCTCTTTGGCGCATCGCTCTTCGATGAACCGGCTGCGCCGGAAAAGCAAGATGCAGATGCTGTGCAggatgaagacgacgatgatgacgacgatgacgatTACAATGAAGAGGAACGACTGGCAGAGGAAATGACGATCAAGGCatcgctggacgagcaaCACAAGCAGCTCCAAGACCACTGGGCTCACTCGGCGTCGCATTACACGGCGCCTCTATACCTCAATACCATTCCTGAGCCGGAGCCGGAACCCAAAGCtgtgcctgctgcgccgcaaAAGCTGCCGTCCCATGTGTCGTCGCTGGGATCGGGCGACACCGAAGAATACGAAAAGATGGTTATCGAAGGGATGGACCATGTGTTTGAGCGCTTCACTCGTCGTCTGGGCTCGGAGGCCCGGCAAGTTGTTCGATACGAATATGGaggtgcgccgctggcctTTACAGGCGCCGGTGCGCTGTTCCAGCAGTTATGGCCCAATGGCGTGCACGGTGACTATGACGCATCGGCTGTGCCCCCATGCCCCCAATGTGGTGCACCGCGTGTCTTTGAGCTGCAGCTCATGCCGAACTTGGCCAATCTGCTCCGTGTGGAGCATTTGAGCGATCTGACGCACGATGATGGCCGCCAGGACGCTGAGGCGCGGCGTCAAGCGGAAGTCGCGTCGGTGTTAGGACTGAAAAACAACGCCAGCTTATCTGATATGCGCACTGGCATTGCCTGGAGTACGGCCATGATTTTCGTGTGCAGCCGTGACTGCTGCCTGGACGCTACCGAGGGGTATGCCGTAGAATGGGTCGGCCTGCAGCATGAGTCGACCGACTTGTAG
- a CDS encoding methylenetetrahydrofolate reductase (NADPH) → MCEEGQRRMAARVDEKLAGNDAYLWSLEFFPPRTALGLANLLARIWRMSTALQPGWVHVTWGTGGSTCHASLELAARVQNGVYDPAEDYTKVTEPRSGACDVCLHLTCTNVERSCLDATLDEAKRFGIRNILALRGDSPRNEEYWVATDQRLQNATDLVKYIRERHGDYFCIGVAGHPEGLKQGIDCDIPHDLRVLKAKQDAGARFILTQFFYDVDKFVRWVQACRDAGITIPIIPGVMPIQNYTIFRRMSNLCGVHAPEHVLAQLESIKLDDAKVKDEGIQLSIDMIRAVRKQTGLKTFHIYTLNLEKSATCVIKELSEVAQAGQAAQSLSNSMTWDEFPNGRYTDTRSPAYGEIDGYGASLKVPPEEAVRLWGVPVDEDDIASIFTRFIEGQLPCMPWCDIPVWNETMEVLPSLVRLNAPRSKGGKNWWTVGSQPAVDGCDSTDPTYGFGPQGGYIFQKAFVELFLTPEDKDALVRHIEANPSPVTYFAGKWDPDSFQTNLERDGLNTVTWGVFPGKEVAQSTIIEEPSFRAWCDEAFAIWREWELLFPPKSATRSLLRKIHDERWLVTVVHHDYKHPDALWKLLDQV, encoded by the coding sequence ATGTGCGAGGAAGGCCAGCGGCGGAtggcggcgcgtgtggaCGAGAAGCTGGCAGGCAACGATGCGTACTTGTGGTCGCTCGAGTTTTTCCCGCCACGCACAGCGCTCGGTCTTGCCAATCTGCTGGCGCGTATCTGGCGCATGTccacggcgctgcagccTGGTTGGGTGCATGTGACGTGGGGCACGGGCGGATCGACGTgccatgcgtcgctggagcTGGCGGCTCGCGTGCAGAATGGTGTGTATGATCCCGCCGAAGACTATACAAAAGTGACTGAGCCGCGGAGTGGTGCGTGTGACGTATGCCTGCACCTCACATGCACCAACGTCGAGCGTTCGTGTCTCGATGCCACACTCGATGAGGCGAAGCGTTTCGGGATCCGCAACATTCTCGCACTGCGTGGCGATTCGCCGCGCAACGAAGAGTACTGGGTTGCTACCGACCAGCGCCTCCAAAACGCCACGGATCTCGTCAAGTATATTCGTGAGCGACACGGCGATTACTTTTGCATTGGTGTGGCTGGCCACCCGGAAGGCCTAAAGCAGGGCATTGATTGTGATATCCCGCACGATCTGCGTGTGCTGAAGGCCAAGCAGGATGCCGGCGCGCGCTTTATCCTAACGCAGTTCTTTTACGATGTCGACAAGTTTGTGCGATGGGTGCAGGCCTGTCGAGATGCGGGAATTACGATTCCTATCATCCCAGGCGTGATGCCGATTCAAAACTATACCATATTTCGCCGCATGTCCAATCTGTGCGGTGTACATGCGCCTGAACATGTGCTCGCTCAACTCGAGTCCATCAAGCTGGACGATGCCAAGGTAAAAGACGAGGGTATCCAGCTCAGCATCGACATGATTCGTGCCGTGCGGAAGCAAACAGGATTGAAGACGTTTCATATCTACACGCTGAACTTGGAAaagagcgcgacgtgcgtgatCAAAGAGCTCTCAGAGGTCGCTCAGGCTGGCCAAGCGGCGCAGTCGCTGTCCAATTCCATGACATGGGACGAATTTCCCAACGGTCGTTATACTGATACACGCAGTCCTGCTTATGGTGAGATTGACGGCTACGGCGCCAGTCTCAAGGTGCCGCCCGAGGAGGCCGTGCGGCTGTGGGGCGTGCCTGTGGACGAAGACGATATTGCCAGTATATTCACGCGCTTCATTGAGGGTCAGTtgccgtgcatgccatgGTGCGACATCCCCGTGTGGAACGAGACGATGGAAGTGCTGCCGTCTCTTGTGCGGCTGAATGCGCCACGATCGAAAGGCGGCAAAAACTGGTGGACGGTGGGCTCGCAGCCGGCGGTCGATGGGTGTGACAGCACGGACCCCACGTACGGCTTCGGTCCACAAGGGGGCTACATTTTCCAAAAGGCCTTTGTGGAACTGTTCCTGACGCCAGAGGACAAGGATGCCTTGGTCAGGCATATTGAAGCGAACCCGTCGCCCGTCACATACTTTGCTGGTAAGTGGGACCCAGACTCGTTCCAGACGAACCTGGAGCGCGATGGCCTGAATACGGTCACCTGGGGTGTCTTCCCCGGCAAGGAGGTGGCGCAGTCGACGATCATTGAAGAGCCGTCCTTCCGCGCATGGTGTGACGAGGCTTTTGCTATATGGCGTGAGTGGGAATTGCTATTCCCACCCAAGTCAGCCACGCGCTCCTTGTTGCGAAAGATTCATGACGAGCGCTGGCTCGTTACGGTCGTTCATCACGACTACAAACATCCCGATGCCCTGTGGAAGCTGCTGGACCAAGTGTAG